The stretch of DNA gagagagagagaatgggggaggggcagagagaggaggagacacagaacttgaagtgggctccaagctctgagctttcagcacagagcccaacgtggggctcaagctcatgaaccatgagatcatgacctgagccgaagtcagatgcttaaccgactgagctacccaggcgtccctgcacCAGTTCTTataaatgaagttaaatgaaACTTAGCCATGCCCACCTCCTTATGTTGTTAGTGGGAGCTTTTGCACAGTGACAGCAGGGTTGAGAAGTCATTGTagagactgtatggcccacaaagGCTAAAATAGTTACTATCTGGCTGCTTTACATAAGTTTGCCAACCCCTAGATTAAACTATCTGGGGGAATttaagggaaggggaagagggtaTAAATGCACTAAGCTGAACTAAAATCCCCATCTATAGGTCCCAACTCTGAAAAGGATGAGTTAAGACAGCAGTATAAGCCTACTATTAAGAAATGTGGAGATAAATGCATAAATGATGCTACAAATTAGAAGTGGGGGTCTGCATACATTGTGATGGGGTTAAGGGAACAAAagactattttttgtttgttttaagcctttttctttttttctttttttagtaatctctacacccaacatggggctcaaactcacaatcccgagatcatgagtcacatgctcttccaactgagccagcccaggcACCCGTGTTAAGCCTTTTAAAGAAGCTTTTGATTATTTAAACTATGTTCAGTTAgtatgtggaaaaaaaacaaaaacaaaaacaaaaaattttattttattttattttattttattttattatttatgggacgcctgggtaactcagtcggttaagcgtcgacttcagctcaggtcatgatctcaccgctcgtgagttcaagtcccaagtggggctctgtgataacagctcagagcctggagcctgcttaggattctgtgcccctcccctgctcgtgctttctcaaaataaacaaacattaaagaaaataacaaaatttggggttcctgggtggctcagttggttaagcatccaacttcagttcaggtcatgatctcacagttcgtgagttcaagcctcacgtcgggctctgtgctgacagctcagagcctggagcctgcttcagattctgtgtctccctctctctctgttcctcccccactcacactttgtctctctctctcaaaaataaagattttaaacaattaaaaataaataaaataataaagtttatttagagagcgtgcacgtgcacaagcaggggaggggcaagagaagacacagaatcccaagcaggctccataccatcagcacagagcccattctggggcttgaacccacgaactgtgagaccatgacctgagctgagatcaagagttggcacttaaccaactgagccacccaggtgccccatgaattttaaaagaattgaacAGTTGGcaccagctggctcagttggtagaacattcatctcttgatctcagggttaagttcgagccctatgttgggtgtagagattacttaaaaacaaatgtaaaaaacacacttgaaagaagaaataaaaataattcaatggaGCTTACCATGGTTTAGAGCAGCAATGTCCATATTCTTCTGGAGTTTTGGGGTCTGAGGTCATCCGCTGCTGACCTGGAGCCACTTGGACATCTAAAGTCCAATCAGGGGTCTAAGCTGGCTGACCACCTtcctggccccagccctgcccctcctacTGGATCTTCACTCATTCTGGGATTCCCCTCTGGTAGCTGGGACAATCCACCAGGGAACTGGAACtactgtctctgcccctggaaACTTAAGActatcttttccttcctcccccctttaCCCTAAGCAGGAATCAGGAGCAGTGTGCAGTAGAGAGCCCTTGTTTTGCCCCAGCATGACTCTGTTGCTCCAACAGGTGGTCCTGGGCCCAAGCCAGACCTCCCTTCATCCAGGCCACCAGGTCCCTGTCCCTATCTACATATTCACTGCTTCCTGAACAGGCTAACACTGCCCAAAACGATGTTGACCCTAGGGTGCTGGTTCCCTGGTCCACAGCCCAACCCCAGGATGCACACACATGGCCAAGTGAGATTCCAGCCCCTGGGGCCATTTCACCTGAAACCCGCCCTTAGGACAATAGTGGGCAGATGGCCCATCCCAGCTCCCACCCTCCTAGGTCTTGCAAGTGCTGGACACAGGAAAGCAGTGTGTCATTTAGCAGAAGAGAACAGGCACAGAACATAGAGGCCCCATACAAGATAGTTTTCAATCAAGCTTTTAATGAAAAGATCATAAAATAACAGTTTCTTATCACTGTACATTAAGACTGCACGCTTCTGAATGGAGAGATCAGTCGTCGGTGAATTGCTTTTTCTATGACACTTGTGGGCTGCGTACCTGCAGCTCTGACCTGAATTTATCCAAACTCTCAAAGGAAGTGAACTCGATGCGAAGACGGATAGCGGCGGTGGCCAGTACAGGAGTGCGATCAcggtgcccctcccccttccggGAAGGAAATAAGAGTAGGACGTGATCCCGCTTCTCCGATTAAACAAAACGGCTATaaccccatccctccccctccccctcgagGTATTTGCGAATGGGCAGGTGCCCAACCTGGGGTCCcccaaggggggagggggaaaacaaGTGATGGGTGGGATACAGAGAGGCTCCCCTCAGCACCTGGCCCCACGGGGCCCCACCAAGTGGAGGGGGGGAGCCCTGGGGAACCTCCCTGCCCCAAGTGAGGTCTGTTATGCAGCATTTTTGAGGTCAATAAATTACAGCAATAAATAGCAAGGTGAGGTAGGGGGAGGGGTTCCcggtagaaaaattaaagtggGTGACTGAAGCTGGCAGGGGAGAAGCGTCCTAGGAACGGGGGCCTGGGCAGCCTCCATTCCCACAGCGAACCTCCACCCCCTGATCTGGAATGTCACACTGAGGCTGAGTAGGTCCCTCTCTCCATCCTAGCACTCCTGGCATCAGTTCACAGGTTCAGTAATGTCTGCCCCAACGTGACTCTGGCGAAGAGCAAGGGCCTTGGTCCCTTCTAGGGGTACAACAGGGCTGAGATCCCTGGTCTGTTCTCTGGAGGCCCGGTACCTCTGCTTTCCTCCCCAAGCCAAGGGGGTGGACGgatacagcccccccccccttccctgagcCCTGCCTCCTGGCTGCCCAGGCCTCCCCCACTCAGGACGGCTGTGGGGAGGGCGGTAGGGTCTGCCTGCCCAGCCAGCCCGGCCCAGATCGCACTCCTGCACGCGGTCCAGTCCAGTGAATActgacggggtgggggtgggagcataGCGGGGCAGCCCAGCGCCCCCGAGTGGTGACGAACgggaaatacacacacaaggCTGCGTGAGGTTCCAAGTCAGTCTGGGTCCGAATTGTTCATTTCACAGGCTGAGGTGTATGGCTATGCTGCGAGTCTCTGAGATTCTTCTTTGCTTAAAGGttcatcttctcttttttaccttttttgcaATCCTGGAGGAGCCCTTGCGATGGCTCGGTCTGGTGGGAGCGAGCGGTGGCGGAGCCAGCCGCTCACTCGCCCCAAGtctgagaaataaatacattcatcaCTGCACAAACATATTGATACAAAAACAACACTGTTCAGAGTGTTTGCACCGTCTGTGTTGGTAAGGACCAGCCCAGGAAGCACCCCCCCACTGCCGGGGGTGGGAGTgtcccctgggggtggggacccACTGGAGTTAACTGAGCTGTGCAAAGATCCCGGCTTTTTGGCTTGAGAGGGACCCTCACATCAACCCACCACGAGGGTCACGGGCAGAGTGGGGGACCCTCCATCCTGGGGCCCAACCCCAGACTCGGGTCCTGTGACCAGAGCTGACGGCCATCCCCTGCTGTGCCAGCTAGCCAGGACCTCTGAGGTCTGGCCAGGAGGCCTGGGGGGCAGTCAGCATCGGCCCAAGCTCTTTGGTGCCAGCTGGGCTTTGAGAGGCCtcaggctggggaggagggctcAGGTGAATCTGGGGGGCCTCCAGGCCTGCCCCTCTGCCCGTGAGCCAACTCAGAAGGGCCTCCAGCGGAAGGTGGGGATTCACTGGGACTAGCCTTACAGCTGCTGAGGTCTGAAACTGTAAAAGTTTATGTAAACAATGAGATAAATatattagtatctttttttttctgagcccaTTGAGGTTCCATACTCATTCAAAATGtgctttggtttaaaaaataggttttgtGAATTTGGgtatgagctttttttttttttttttttttttttttttgtttatcctCTCTTTCCTACATGACATctgctattttctgtttcctgtttctcCGAAACATTCAGGAATTAAGTGACTAAAGCAGAGAACTGTAAGCCGCCCTTGGCCTCCAACGGCCTAATTTCCTTGTGAGGCTCTTAACACATTTCCACACACACATTCGCAAGCACACACTCCAcatgaaatcaaaggaaaaagaaaacaaaaccaagtgttGTGTTAGTCCCACCCCACCCACAAACCCTTAAAATCTTAAATAGGAAACTagtgttttgctttcttgttaaaatacagaaaaggctCGATACAATACTCAGGTGGGTACAATACTATGTCGCACGAACGTCGTTGAGTGAGGGGCCTTTGCGCCCAGTCCCTGAAGCTCTGCAAATGAATTACCTACTCTCACGGGTCACCTCATGGATGCGGCTGCCCACGGCTCGAGAGGCCACACACAGGCCAGGCGCACATAAAACTCCCGTGTGGTACAGACTTTGTGTCGTGTGGCTTAAGTGCTGatggagtggggtggggtcaggagggcagaggggcctGGAAAGCACCATGCCTCCTCACCTGACTTGTGGGAACACAAGACACTAGGTCTAGTGCTCTGTTTCCCACCCATAGGGAAGAAGATCCAGCTTGGGGCTGGGGGTGCCTTGAGATGGGCTCAGCCAGAAGCCCTCACTTGCAAAACACACCCTTCACCATTCGGGTCCCTGAACTCAGGCTGTTTTCAGCTGGAGGGTCTCTGGAGGGGTGAGGGTAGAGGATGACTCTGGAATTTTTTGGTCTGAACGtaaagtagaaaggaaaaaaaaaaaaaagaaaagcatgaagcaaaatgaagataaagctGCTGGCCTAATCCTGTGGCTCCAGTCAGCTGAGGACAGTGGGACCAACGGCAACCTTGGTCTGGCCTTGTGAGCCCGACTCCCAGCCCATGGAGAGGTCCTGTGGCTGGTAGAGAAACCCCAAGGTGAGGGTTGAGGGGTAAAGGGTGGGACTCCAGACAGGGCTGAGCCAATGGGTGGCAGCCAGCCTCTTGCCAAAGCAGCCAGGACTGCTCAGAGAAGGTGCCAAAGCAGGGTAGGTaacctctccctgtccccaaggAGGGTATACATCACTTTGGCCAGTGCCTCCCTAAGCCTCTGCACTGGCTGGGGGGTTGCTGCTCTCCCAAGTCTCAGCTCTTGCAGGCCCAGGAGACAGGATGGAGGGGGGGCTCACTTCCACCTCATCCTGGCCCTGGCAGGGAACTGCAGGGAGCTGGCTCCAGGCCCCGATCTCCCATGGGGCTGGAGCACTCACCTGCCTCACCCAGCCCCAGATCAGAGGCGCACACGCAGGCTCCCTGACACTTCACAACGGACTCAGAACACCCACAGGGTGGACACAGCTAGCCGCATGCTCTGGGGGTAAAGACACATGTGAGCTGACTCAGCAGCTGCAGGAGCTCCCCTCTAAGAGCACTGGGGGTGGAGGGCCCAGTAGGGCCACCTGGGCCAGGCAGAGCCTGGCTCACTCAAACGCGCGTCTTCCTATGCACACTAACAGGAGGAAAACAAGTGTCACGGCCTCAACTGCCAGTCACCAACGTACTGTTCTCATGAATTCAAGAGGTAGCAAAAGGTCAGAAGTCTCTCCACCTTgattgggaaggaaggaaggaaagcgcAATATCTGTCCACACGCACCaagcacaccacacacacacacacacacacacacacacacacacacacacacacacacagaaaatgaaaaagaagagtacCGACGGCTCTGGCATTGAGtccagcctcccccctccccccacaagtcCCAGACCTTCCAGTTCAAACATTCACATAAACATTACACTGGtttttctcttaataaaaaagaagtaccTCTAAACAAAGAATATTCCTCGGAAACTATAGGTAAATCACTCTCTCTCCTGAGGCAGCCGAGGCGGGGCTCGGGGCCCAGGGAAGCCTTTGGCCTAGAAGGGCTTCTGGGGCCTGGAGGGGTGGGCGCCCCTCAgccggggcgggggcaggacGGCAGCTGCCCCTGTACATTCAGTCTGCAGACCCAGGCTCAGCCCCGAGGGGCCGGGAGGAAAATAAACTCTTGTTagttttggtttaaaaaacaaaattcaaaaagaaaaaaggaacagatcaGTAGGAATAACAGCAACCTAGGCCCAGAGGGCTCTTTAGCTGTGGAGAGGTAGGCGGTGGGGGCCCCCCTGACTGTCCCAGCGCCAGTGAGCAGTGACCCCTGGCTCCAGGAAGGAgggctctgtcccctcccctccagcaccaTTCCCCGAAGAGCCAGGGTGGCCCGCACACAGACAAGCACTCGTGCATGCACACAGACACCGCCCCTGGCCACGGGGcagccctgctcctccccagcagAGGGAGGCCCCCACTGCCCCCTGCTCTGACCCGGCCTGCGGGAAACGGGCCAGATCCCAGCAAGACCCCCATGACCCACTCCCACGGGCCCCGCAGTGGCCGTCTCggggagccagaggcctgggcgGAATCGGGAGGTAGACTGCACACCAGCAATGCACATGCGGAGCTTGGGCCCATCggcttccctcctctctcttcccttggtACAGACTGTCCATTAAAGctctgggtgtgggggggggggggctggctggAGGTGCCACCAGGAGCTACCGCTGTGGGACCTGGGGGTCCTGGCCCCTCCTGCCTGGCCTCcgtgcttctttctttcttccttccgtTGGCTCCCGAGGGCGAGTCTGCAGAGGGCACCCTTGGGCCGGGGAGAAGGGTCTTTGGCTTCTAGGAGCTAGGAGGGGGAAGTATGCATGCGCAAGTGGCTGATGAGGTTGCGCTGCTGGGTGAACTTGCCTCCGCAGAGCTGGCACTCATAGGGCTTCTCGCCCGAGTGCACACGCATGTGCTCAGTGAGGCGGTACTGGCGGGTGAAGCGCATGCCACACTCATCGCAGGCAAAGGGCTTCAGGCCCAGGTGGCTCCGCATGTGACGTGTCATGGTGCCGCGCTGGGTGAACATTTTGCCGCAGATGTTGCAGGGGAAGGGCCGAGTCAGCCAGTGTGTCTTCTCGTGCTGCCGCAACGTGGCAGGGTCCTTGTAGGTCTTCTCGCAGACGGAGCACTTGAAGGGCCGGGGCTCAGCAGCATAGGCCGCGCTGGGCGCCGACAGGTCCTCAGCCTCCTCCTCAGCGCCCCCGCTGCCTGTCTCGTAAGCACCCTCCTCCTTGATGAACAgctcctcctctgtgtgtgtctccacGTGGGCATTGAGCTGCTCAGAGCTGGGGAAGCCTTTGGCGCAGGGGATGCACACATACAGGTTGTCCCCATAGGACACCGTCTCGTAGCCCTCCTGCCGGTACATGTAGTGGGTACCAGCATGGCCGCTGCCCCCCTCACTCCCGCTCTGCCCGCTGTCGTCACTTCCATCCTtgccattctcctcctcctccttgcagGAGTACGGGGGCTCCGTGTAAGGCCCACTGGGGCCACTCCCCGCAACGCTGCTGGCCAGGATGCCATTGGGAACCCTGTCCCCTAACCCCTCGCCCTCTTCCCCCGGGCAAGGGCCCTTGGGCCCCGCTTCCCTCCGCTCAAAGGGGGACCCCACCATAGGCTCCTTCTTGCTCCATTCCTTCTTGCGGGCTGAGTGCCGCAGGCTCTTCCGGGGCTGCCCACCAGGCCCCTCCAGCAGACTCAGGTGGTTATCCTCAGACCCCTCCAGATCCATGGGCTCATTGGGGGTGCCCCCCAGCTCAGCATAAGAGGCACTGTTGGcaacaggaggggcagaggctgagAGGGGCGAGCCATGCTGACTGTCACTCAGCTGGGCCGGGTCTTCTGGGGTCAGGGGGGGACCGGGGgtagcagggggcaggggagggctctTCTTGGACAGGTCCAGGCCCAGCTCCTGCTCGCAGCCCCCACTGCTCCCATTGGTGCTGCAGCTGCCCAGGCCAGCCTCCCCACTGGTGGGACAGACGGCCCGGCTCAGGCCATGCACGCCCTCCTGGCTTGAGCCTCCGAGGAAGAGCTCGTCATCCGAGCCTTTGGCCTGGGGGAGCTCCTGGGGGGTGTGGGCCCCCTTGCGTCCGTCCATGAGCCCCGGATACCGTGCCTGGATGACAGAGGCTGTGGACAGCCGCTGGCTGCGGGGAGGCCTCCCCATGCCGGTGGCACTCACCCGTCCGGAGCCAAAGGGCTTGCCGGCTCGCTTGAGTTTACGACGGCAGAGGGCTGCCAACTCGGGCAGCTGGAGGTAGCTGGCGGCAGTGAGGAGAGTGCTGAAATTGGGCTCAGCTGGCTGGTCGCTGGGCAGCAGCTTGCCCGTGTAGATGAAGTCCAGGATCTGCTGGAACACCGTGGAGCTGACCATGTCCGTGTCCAGGTTGATGAGGTTATCGTGCAGGACTAGGGACTTGAAGTAGATGCTGCTGGCAGCCAGAACATTCTTGTGGGCCCGAAAAATGGAGTTCTCCACCATGATGATGACATCACACAGAAAGCCCTTTGTCCTCTGCTGGTTCAGCTGCAACAAGAGCTGCTTGGAGTGGCTGGGCAGCTCCATGTCGGGCCCCATGTCCCCTCGCCCTGCCCACGCGTACCACCTGTGGGCAAGAACACATGGGGCATTAACCACCTGGGAGCCTCATCCAAGGGCTTGGAGACAATGTGGGGTTGCAGTGGTGCTCAGGGGGCCTCACTGGCACAGTACCCAAGCAGGGAACTCACACTACCCATCGGGGCTCATGCTGCCTGAAAAGAGACACTGGCACTGGCCCCATCTGCAccaatgagaaaaacagaaacagaggacAATGAGGGTCACATGATGCTAAGCAGAGACAATCGGATGTGAATTTGGTTCCACAACCCAGGGTACCGTCTCCACACTCAAGTCGACCACATGCCCACAGGGGACTTAAAAATGACCAGCAGGGGACTGTGAGGTACTGGGAAGCAGTGGGGAATGAAGTGAGCAGAAGCTCCTGGGCAGGCTCACTTCCCACATGGGCATATAACTTCCTGGTTTTTAGGGCAAACTAGAGATTAAGTTTGCCAGGCTAAACCTCCCAATGTCAAATAAAGGTTCTTTTTCCTATGCAGCCGCCACCTGTGACCTCTGCTCTGCCCTGAGTGCCTCTCAAACAACCCTAGTGGCTTCCCAAACTTACAGGTTTGTCAACGTCACATTCCTGCCTTCAGACACTGCAGCCCAGCCAGAGTCCCTTGCCAATGCCTGCTCCCAGCTCAGGAGGGCCCTGAGCACCTCAGCCTGGGTCGCTAGGTGCTGAGCAGAAAAGGTGGCCTGGCCAAGCCTCTGGCACCACTGGAGCCCTGGGAAGGGCAGCCAGCTGGCCTTGTCAG from Felis catus isolate Fca126 chromosome D3, F.catus_Fca126_mat1.0, whole genome shotgun sequence encodes:
- the HIC2 gene encoding hypermethylated in cancer 2 protein; translation: MVSGPLALRWYAWAGRGDMGPDMELPSHSKQLLLQLNQQRTKGFLCDVIIMVENSIFRAHKNVLAASSIYFKSLVLHDNLINLDTDMVSSTVFQQILDFIYTGKLLPSDQPAEPNFSTLLTAASYLQLPELAALCRRKLKRAGKPFGSGRVSATGMGRPPRSQRLSTASVIQARYPGLMDGRKGAHTPQELPQAKGSDDELFLGGSSQEGVHGLSRAVCPTSGEAGLGSCSTNGSSGGCEQELGLDLSKKSPPLPPATPGPPLTPEDPAQLSDSQHGSPLSASAPPVANSASYAELGGTPNEPMDLEGSEDNHLSLLEGPGGQPRKSLRHSARKKEWSKKEPMVGSPFERREAGPKGPCPGEEGEGLGDRVPNGILASSVAGSGPSGPYTEPPYSCKEEEENGKDGSDDSGQSGSEGGSGHAGTHYMYRQEGYETVSYGDNLYVCIPCAKGFPSSEQLNAHVETHTEEELFIKEEGAYETGSGGAEEEAEDLSAPSAAYAAEPRPFKCSVCEKTYKDPATLRQHEKTHWLTRPFPCNICGKMFTQRGTMTRHMRSHLGLKPFACDECGMRFTRQYRLTEHMRVHSGEKPYECQLCGGKFTQQRNLISHLRMHTSPS